The Lepeophtheirus salmonis chromosome 13, UVic_Lsal_1.4, whole genome shotgun sequence genome segment attaatatgatgcAATGATAGTAAATAGGGTTATGGCTAATTTtcgtattattttattctaggttaactttattttgataaatataataaaaaatattttctgatatacatattatttacaagttttgaatatgatatttttcaaaacaattagaGCACAAACCCACGTCATACTTTTTGCATCTATATATGCATCTTAACCAACAAGATGCACAAACATTTGGTTGATTTGTTACGACAATTAGATGACCTACATTGTCGTAACGTACAGAAGAAATATTTGCTCACTGCTTTATATTTGGCAAAATAGTGGTGTTTATATTTTCACCCTCATTGGTTACCAAAGAAGCTTGTGAAAAAAcaagaaactaaatattttgtctctcttttaaatttaaagtttaaccACTTTTTCTATTAAGAGGCCATCCTTGAATGATTTAAAGACCAATTATAAAGGCAcgaatatcattttttcctcCGTAAACTAATTGCATAGTCTGCAACCATATTATCCAATAGGTAACTCCTCCAATAGTATTGTTGTAAATTAAGTAAAGATGAGGCTGATTTACTTGAAGTTATTCCTTCACATCTCTGGAATATCGACTGCAAATTCCAATAGgatctttttcattaaaattgctTGCAATATAAATAGGTCCTCCGTCCATCCAAACAATAATTACTTTATCATCATCCATATAATTGCACTCCATTTCccctcttttaatttttattgattccttttttaatGGGATGAAAATTGAATGAAGTCGATTGGATCTCAACGTATTCTGGAACTTCAACTTTGTTTTTGTCCTTCAAATTGTGCATGAGGTCAAAACTAGTAAAAAGGTTATCTATGACCACCTTACTAACTTCAGATATTTGTGATTTTTCAATTAGTTCATAAACAACATCCGCCCCTTGTCCCAATCCATAACCATTTAATTACGTTTTGTCTCCTCTATAAGGAATATAATGAATAAGCTCACCCGAAGATGTAGCTAAAACCCAAATCGTGTTGGTTTTGATTTGGCTTATATTTTCATACCATAAGGGCCAAAGCACTTGACCATAGATTCatgcatacaaatatattcatacttttacacatatttttttgcagTCTCGTTTATAGTTTCAAAGAGTACTGCAATTTTCCAAAAGGGATCGTTCAGATTCGGATGGTTGTTGTTGGCAAAATGTGTGTACCGCAGAAGTTCATCAAATCTATTTCGGGACattgctttttttattaaggtgTTACTTGAGTCTTTCCGTCTTTGCCAATACATCTTTATTTGCTCTGCATTGAAATAGCCACTTAAGTACATGATGGCATGAGTCGCTCGAATTGTCATACTGTTCACCTTGTCACTAAAGGTTGGATTGTTTGAGCAACAGGCATATCGTTTCACTCAAGTTTACTCAACAAGAattgatacaaataaaaaaatcttccataTTCACATACATATATCTGTATACTCTTAAaccatcaaataatttttatttattaattatttttttattttatgacatgATTCACAAGGTAAATACTAAGGTCTAgggactatttttttaaaaaaaaataaaaaaccctttttaattTAGATTCAATGATATACCTTGGATTGACATCTATGGTACTTGCTTTAGACTAGAAATATGCACTAAAGTAATAAGTAGGCTATTCAAGCTCAAGTATTGAGACTAAAATGTGACTCAAGTGTTACACTTAGATAgtctgagcaaaaaaaaaacatctgctCTCGCcactcaaaaaatatcaaagattcAAACACTTGTGAAACCAGTATCTTTGATTTGACTGTTTTTGTGTATGTGTTTAAAAATAGAAGTATAGAGTAATCCCTCTTGCGTGAAGGACGAAGAATAACactgataataatttgttgCAGAGTGTGTCCAtgttgactcagagtagaattgaggatacaCTTTATAGTAATTATATGCTTTTATTATTGCTGGATACGGAATAggatttgtgttgatttccttcatcttatagcagcttgcagctaatttatcTAAAAACCCATGAAAGtaaagctgctcttctccaaaacttttgtcaaatttttaggATGTCCacgttaattttttaatgatacagAAAACTAATCgtatttttgaactatatttcttgttaaaaataagtgcCAACAGCAatgagaaatgaaaaaaaaacttgaattgaattaaaatatttatttgtataaatgttatttctcattagattttattagttgaagagatatatataattattcatatgaccaaattatgttataactaataatattcGGAtccaaaaagttgtttttttacctgggaaacatgataaaatataatatatatatatatatatatttcaattaattacttttgtcaaatttttttttatactttactaaaatgttaatttatttaataatttctttttttattcaattaattaatttttttatactttactctttaataatttctttcttgtacaaataaactaaattaacctCTCTGATCATCattattataagatatatacgtattatataatactattattcataaatgtataattttttgcaaaaatatgagATTTTATACATTTTCGGTTTATGAACAAAACCAATTGTTATACAACTAGTTGCAACAAATTATTTCACTTGATACACATGTATCCGTATTTGCAAAGTATTGCAAAGCTAACTTGGAAGCATtgggtaaatatatattctcaccCATAACACTAGGTTTTCGTCAACTGGGAAGTATTTAATCAAGTGTTAAGTAATTATCTCTTTCTTGATGGAACAAATACATAAACTATTTTGCATAGAAAAGGTTTCTTATACATTAAAATCTTACATTGCTatctaaatcaattaatttaatcctTTGATGACTTTGATGAGGTATACCATTTTGTACTGTTtcaaaaaatgcttataaatataaaacttgccGTAATCtagttttgttatttcattGAACATGGCTTTGGTTGTTGAACTGTCAATAGATTATGACAGCTCCGagtaattgaattaataacaaaaagtgGTGTAATTGTCCTTAGTTTACTTAGCACAAATCTAAATCCAcaacaattttctattaaaaagcttatttttcgtatattctgattttttattgatagaatAATAATTGCTCGTATGTGTAAACTTCTATttgaaagatgtttttttttcttcaatctatattattttggcttaaaatgttcttttgttcgtataatataaaaactttgttttgtttctttactCTAAGACtcatttgcatttatttaacattatttctTGTAATCAAAGAAAAGTTTAAATGAGTTTCTGTTAGTTTAAGTACAAAATCCAACAAAAAgcatttataatttgttgaaaagagTAGTACTTACATTTGAATTTGTAATtgtttatatgtacattgatcaagaaaatttattcaaaaatagaaggtttttgtggttttttgaattattaatttcagAGATATGAGCGTTTAAATTAGAGGAACAAGTTAATTTTTCGGAAAGAAaagttatacaatttatttatactttcatTTAAACTCTAATTgcttactctatttttttttttttttcaattatactcaaaatatgtatatagattaaaatagGCCATATAAATTCTAGAAATGTAAATAGTATATCTCGAAAATGAATAACTACAAAGATATAATCACTACAAAAATTGCTTACAGTAATTGTCCTAGACAATTAATAGTCAATTTAAGACATGACACAGAAGAGtagataaattcaaaattacacaTGCATAGATTACATAACCATAgcaatattatcataaaaaatcagCATATAATcatactcacaaaaaataaaaaccaaaatattatagattttaagagtaaaacagttcctataaaaaaaattaacctatcCATTCAGAGTACATTCTAGGGAGTATGTATTTTATGCTATAGAAAATGTTAGGGAATGTTTGGATAACTAATGTATAGCCCACAGAAAACTATTTTATCTTGTTTCTATCCTTCTCTTTggtaatttatatgtacatcaCATACTGAAATACATTGACTCTctcaaatttttgtcaaataagagaagggaaatatttaaaaatagtttgtaaatTTCTAGTTAAGTCAAACTAAACAacttttctatgatttttttttttaaattagaaagcCAGTTCTGATGTCCTGAGGGCTactagtaatttttatttaatttattgatgaatcatgtaatggaaaaaatagtttagtccataccaatatataaatatcaatatttcacACTCTATTtcaaaaagggggaaaaaaaggttttagttACGATTCAATTCTATAGAATCACCAATTCAACACATATTGTGAAACACTTGTTTCACAAGTGTTTCacatctttgatatttttagatttgCGAGAGCATATGTGTATTAGTTCAGGTTATCTATGTCTAACACTTGAGTTGCAGGATATCAGGCATAATACTTGAGCCCAACTGGCCTACTTGTGACGTATCTCTAGTCTAATGTAAGTAACATAGCTGCCAATCCAAGGACAATCATAAGATCTAAATTAAAATGGGGACtcattgatcaaaataataataatgtttggaGGAGCAGTACTTATAATTGAATTGTTAATTGTTTTGTATGGTTCCTTTTGATTACATCTATcttatgaaataatatgaagGACTCTCTAtggtttgatttataaatttttttcagaaataaaaggTATTGTCAGATCCAGATTATTTATCTaagaacattatttaaaaaaaaagaaaattttaattttttttcctactaaTAGTTTTCATGTAAAAGGATAAACTTTCTATATTtgtgatatataaaaatggacagatatttacatttaatatatagtaaCATAATACTTTGGGGATGCTTCTCTTCCGGTGGCACAAGGAACCTTGTCAAGGTCCAATGAATAATGAAAGGAGAGAATTACATTCAGATCCTTTATGAAAACTGGAAAGAGTATGCTGAAAAACTCCAGCTTTGTCACAATTGGATGTATTTGCAGGATAGTACTAAATTATCCAATCTAAGTAACTGgaataaaatcattaattattaattagaatcAAAGAATGGGTTAGAGTTCAAAACCCTAattcaaacttgaaaaaatacattacaagtttaaaaattgaattggcTGTACtctctaaaatgaaaaaactccAGAAAAACACTTAAATAAAGACAtaactattcttaaaaaaggaaaactcgATAGTATAAAAAACTACCTAAGATTTACCCCTTAAACATTTACCAGTTTTTTAGGATGATAAAGAggaagttataaaattaaaaagacacCTTCATTTGGCTTTTTCCTTATCACACGAAGTTCAAATTCATCGTTTTAGGGtatttcttcataacttttgcaaaaagatttttcaaaagaaaaaaaaattgaaaaatatgaactaatcattcagaaaatgaaattttttttagttaaccagctatttttatatgtcatatttaatatgcaaacaaatttccagatcaatttttacaaagtttatCGACGAGTCCAATATATCCAACTGGTTGTTTCACTGATTTCTTTTTGGTTTtgcccataatttttttcattttgaataaacttATTAGTTGGGTTGTTTTTAGAGATGCCAgctactttttgatttatattttataatttattttttttagatttataaatgcaaaaaagGATACATTCATTCATAATTGTCtttcgatatatatatttttgaattatatattttaagtatataatgttcaataattgtcaaaaatgtttaCTGCGTACTAGGAACTAATTtcaattcaaccaatcagcatTAAAAACGTTGATAATGAGAAAGTAGCAAAAGTATCGACAACGGTCAACAAAATACACTCAAGGTAACTACgtgctttttaatattatattactatataaaatataacaatatttataatgaagtaTTATACATACTATTTTTGGTTTCATTGACGAGATATTggtaatcaaaaattcatcaaatcctatttttttcatattcaaggTTTCAGACCTCAAAGTTGGATAGAAATATAAATCCTAAATTACATTCCAGAGATGGACAAATGTAAATCAAATCATATAccaaattaaagtttaattcttGTTCCTTTGAAAAGCTTTGCATTGAATGaccaatatatttctttctgtacGAGGTACAAAAATACATCATGATCCAAACCCTGGAACATAAGTGTTTAGAAATGAGGTTAGTCATACTGCgaatttatatacaaagtacTACATATCGTGGTATAACAAGTGATTGGAACATAACGTAGCGTATTACcatgtagataaataaatatattggtcattccatgcaatatatttatatctctaCGCAGTACTACAAGACGCCTTGTTCCAAAcacttgtaaatataaatgttgtataaaagtatataattcatAACAATTTGCCAATTTACAAACAGTTTTCAAAATCAAGAGCCATGGAAACAAACCGAGTACTGATCCTACATTTATTGAGCTTCTGTTTATTTCATCAATGTTTTGGAATTTTGTCGAGTAATTAGAAGCACTTTTGTACATCTTGGAGTTtacaatccaatattttttatcttttagacACTACCTGTGAAGATACCGATGAAACCTACTGTCATTCATCAATAGGTTCTAGCAAAGAATCTTGCTTCGACGCTGCGTTTCAATACACTTGCCCTAAATCTTGTGGTATTTGTGATGGtaaactataaaatacatatttatctatAGCTGCATTCTTATGACTAATATCATGTATCTTTCCATTCACTTAGCTAAGTGTAGAGATAATAATGGTGCTTGCTATAGAGATTCTATAGAGGAATGCTTTGAACCTCAAATTGCAAATGAATGTCCGAAATCGTGTGCCGGATGTGATGGTTAGTATCAAAGTTGTTTGTTGTATATCCATtcactaattaaattattttataaatagaatgcGAGGACCTGATTTCTATTGAATTTTGTGAATCGATTAAAAATCGATGCAACACGGATGCTTCAGTTCGATATTCTTGTAGAAAAACCTGCGACTTATGCAGTAagattattacttattattatctTACCATATAACTTATGCATTTGAATTATAgagagtaattgtaataatgcATATTATGATGACACCGTTTGTGAAGAATACCAAGCTAGAGACACCTGTGATGATGAACTTCGTtcaacaaaaatgaaagaaatgtgCAAGAAAACCTGTAATGGTTGtgaataaattcaaaacaacATTGttctattaaaacaaaaatcatttgatatttCCAATtgtaatcattaatttttattttacatttatctcgtcgttacttttaaaattttaaaaatgaataacattCAAATTTCATGATATTAAATTCCTACATCGTATTTTATTTGGTACTTGATTATAATATTGCTACGTATGTTACAAGAAAAGCAAAGACTCttcataagaaatatttaataattatatagattgttaattttgattcaattttttaaaagttaaat includes the following:
- the LOC121127811 gene encoding uncharacterized protein, which produces METNRVLILHLLSFCLFHQCFGILSNTTCEDTDETYCHSSIGSSKESCFDAAFQYTCPKSCGICDAKCRDNNGACYRDSIEECFEPQIANECPKSCAGCDECEDLISIEFCESIKNRCNTDASVRYSCRKTCDLCKSNCNNAYYDDTVCEEYQARDTCDDELRSTKMKEMCKKTCNGCE